The sequence below is a genomic window from Phycisphaerae bacterium.
CTGGAGCACACCAAGCCCGAGGCCGTCTATTTCACCGAGCAGCACGGCCAGCGCGGCGCGGTGCTCGTCGTGGACCTGGCCGACCCCTCAAAAATCCCCGCCCTGGCCGAGCCCTGGTTTCTCACCTTCCACGCCGACGTGGAGTTCCGCGTGGCCATGACGCCGGACGACCTGCAAAAAGCCGGCCTCGAAAAGCTCGGCCAGCAATGGGCGTAGTGGCTGTGCGCCGCTTGTTGACTTTTCGCCATCTGCGGTGCGCTTTGGATTGTCGAACAACTTAGCGGGAACCTACGCCGACAAATCAACGTGCGCCAGCCCGTCCGCGTCTGTCGTGATGCCGTCATCGACCGCGCTGTCGTCCGTGGGCTCCTCGGGCGGGGAGTCCTGGCGGCCCTGGCTGCCCAGACCGCCGGAGTCGGTGTGGACCTGGGTGTCCGCGTCGGTCGATTCGACTTCCAGAATCGCGTCGGGGCCCGCGCCGACCCCGCGCGAGCGATCGGTCGTCGCGTTGCGGGCCGCGTCGGTGTCGCGGGCCTGCTCGGCCTGGGCCGGGCCGGATTGGAGGACGGAGGCGATGGGGCTGGGCGGGATGGCGGACATACAAGTAGAGCGGGCGATGCCCGCCGTTGAATACTACGGCTGACGGCCGGCTGTGGCTGCAACGGAATCG
It includes:
- a CDS encoding panthothenate synthetase; translation: MRFLLNVRIPHREFNAAVMDGSVGSKISRILEHTKPEAVYFTEQHGQRGAVLVVDLADPSKIPALAEPWFLTFHADVEFRVAMTPDDLQKAGLEKLGQQWA